One window of the Clostridium sp. MB40-C1 genome contains the following:
- the ypeB gene encoding germination protein YpeB — MTKKRVIYTISVVLIVVFSTTFAILMTLERMDYRNYLQGEYSKNMYQLIDSVRNIKVDLGKSAIVGSREQSIVIFGDIFRYSDIANDKIHSLPISQEYIEGTSKFLSQVGDFAYSLAKVSSQGKELSDDDYKSMEELKNQADYLLVGLNTVQSDINEGKVKWGEVRKKATKALKNNEGKLVSDKFKEIQKQVVQYPALIYDGPFSDNILEIKPKVISQKKITEAEAIAIVKKTIGESKISNVLKKETEGKTKIPSYSFGVTVKGAEKGEEIAVEVSKNGGKIVYLLDNKDIGKTKINLKKAIDLGSRYLSDIGYKNMKSTYALKSENVAVISYAYNQDNVIIYPDQVKLKISLEDGSIVGIESEKYLTAHIENRQIQKPRITQEQARQRVGKNLNVTSVNLALIPTENNKEALCYEFIGGYKDDSFIVYINADTGFEQRILQIINTPNGALTM; from the coding sequence ATGACTAAAAAAAGAGTTATTTACACAATTAGTGTAGTGCTCATTGTGGTATTTTCAACTACTTTTGCAATCTTAATGACACTTGAAAGAATGGATTATAGAAATTATTTACAGGGAGAATACAGCAAAAATATGTATCAATTGATTGATTCTGTTAGAAATATAAAAGTAGATTTAGGTAAATCTGCAATAGTGGGATCTAGAGAACAAAGTATAGTTATTTTTGGGGATATTTTTAGGTACTCTGATATAGCAAATGATAAGATACATTCTCTTCCGATATCTCAAGAATATATTGAGGGTACTAGTAAATTTTTATCTCAAGTGGGTGATTTTGCTTATTCGCTTGCAAAAGTGTCATCTCAAGGAAAAGAATTAAGTGATGATGATTATAAAAGTATGGAAGAATTGAAGAATCAAGCTGATTATTTATTAGTGGGGTTAAATACTGTACAAAGTGATATAAATGAAGGAAAGGTAAAATGGGGAGAAGTAAGAAAAAAGGCTACTAAAGCATTGAAAAATAATGAAGGTAAACTTGTGTCAGATAAGTTTAAGGAGATACAAAAACAAGTTGTTCAATATCCAGCGCTTATATATGATGGTCCGTTTTCTGATAATATTTTAGAAATAAAACCTAAAGTGATTTCTCAGAAAAAAATTACAGAAGCAGAAGCTATAGCCATTGTGAAAAAAACTATAGGAGAAAGTAAAATTTCAAATGTATTAAAAAAAGAAACAGAAGGAAAAACTAAAATACCATCTTATAGTTTTGGTGTTACAGTAAAGGGAGCGGAAAAAGGAGAAGAGATTGCTGTAGAAGTAAGTAAAAATGGGGGTAAAATTGTATATCTTTTAGATAATAAAGATATTGGTAAAACTAAAATAAATTTAAAGAAAGCTATTGATTTAGGAAGTAGATATTTAAGTGATATTGGGTATAAAAATATGAAATCTACATATGCACTAAAAAGTGAGAATGTTGCTGTTATAAGCTATGCATATAATCAAGATAATGTTATTATATATCCAGATCAAGTGAAGTTAAAAATTTCATTAGAAGATGGAAGTATAGTGGGAATAGAATCTGAAAAATATCTAACCGCTCATATAGAAAATAGACAAATTCAGAAACCGAGAATAACTCAAGAGCAGGCGAGACAAAGAGTTGGGAAAAATTTAAATGTAACTTCTGTGAATCTTGCATTGATTCCTACTGAAAATAATAAAGAAGCTCTTTGTTATGAGTTTATTGGAGGTTATAAAGATGATAGTTTTATAGTTTATATTAATGCGGATACAGGTTTTGAACAAAGGATACTTCAAATAATCAATACACCAAACGGAGCACTTACAATGTAA
- the spoIIR gene encoding stage II sporulation protein R has product MKNKFVAIILVSILLCVSVLWVVFSKNNTSQEEISKKLIRFHVLANSDTTEDQALKLKIRDEVLEYIYPKLKNSKNIEESRDIIKQRDQEIKKIAEKVIRQKGYNYNVVTMLSRENFPVKSYGNITLPQGNYEAYRIIIGKGEGHNWWCVMFPPLCFTDITKGEVAYEKTERDMKQVLTPEEYKFVNNSNKEANNLVVKFKMIEVLKNICKKSK; this is encoded by the coding sequence TTGAAAAATAAATTTGTTGCCATTATTTTAGTTTCTATATTATTATGTGTAAGTGTTTTGTGGGTTGTGTTTAGTAAAAATAATACTAGTCAAGAGGAAATTTCTAAAAAACTCATAAGGTTTCATGTTTTAGCAAATAGTGATACTACAGAAGATCAGGCGTTAAAATTAAAAATAAGAGATGAGGTTTTAGAATATATATATCCAAAACTAAAGAATTCTAAAAACATAGAAGAATCTAGAGATATAATAAAACAAAGAGATCAAGAGATAAAAAAAATTGCTGAAAAGGTTATAAGACAAAAAGGATATAACTATAATGTAGTAACTATGCTATCTCGTGAAAACTTTCCTGTAAAAAGTTATGGTAATATAACTCTACCACAAGGAAATTATGAAGCGTATAGAATAATTATAGGTAAGGGGGAAGGTCATAATTGGTGGTGTGTGATGTTTCCGCCATTATGCTTTACTGACATAACAAAAGGCGAAGTTGCATATGAGAAAACTGAAAGAGACATGAAACAGGTTTTAACTCCTGAGGAATATAAATTTGTGAATAATTCTAACAAAGAGGCAAATAATTTAGTAGTAAAATTTAAAATGATTGAGGTATTAAAAAATATATGTAAAAAATCCAAGTAA
- the ilvA gene encoding threonine ammonia-lyase gives MSLDLNKIKKAQENIKGVARRTPLFYSSTFSKQSGYEIYLKCENKQKTGAFKLRGAYNKIANLTQEEKNRGVMASSAGNHAQGVAYAATAFGIKSTIVMPATAPMSKVNATKGYGAEVVQFGEVYDECYTKAVEIQKETGATFVHPFNDEDVMAGQGTIALEILEDIPDMDAILVPIGGGGLIAGIAVAAKSINPNIKVIGVQAEIIASTKESLKAGKVVTVDGVKSLADGISVKTPGDLSFKYIKQYVDDVVTVSEDEISYAEFKLMETSKLIAEGAGATPLAAVLAGKIKIDGKKVAVLISGGNIDIAMVSKIINRELIMQKRRISFNVELQDKVGELGKLITKIGVLGANIVKVRQEQNWDEKGLEFANVNFEIESQSKEHSREIIKTLKENGYSIEGIKLF, from the coding sequence AAGAACACCGTTATTTTATTCAAGTACTTTTTCAAAACAAAGTGGATATGAAATTTATTTAAAATGTGAAAATAAACAAAAAACAGGTGCCTTTAAGCTAAGAGGTGCTTACAATAAAATAGCAAACTTGACACAAGAAGAAAAAAATAGAGGAGTAATGGCATCATCAGCTGGAAATCATGCTCAAGGAGTTGCTTATGCAGCTACTGCTTTTGGAATAAAGTCTACAATAGTTATGCCAGCTACTGCACCTATGTCTAAAGTTAATGCAACAAAAGGATATGGAGCAGAAGTAGTTCAATTTGGAGAAGTTTATGACGAGTGTTACACTAAAGCTGTAGAAATTCAAAAAGAAACAGGAGCAACTTTTGTACATCCTTTTAATGATGAGGACGTAATGGCTGGACAAGGAACTATAGCTCTTGAAATTTTAGAAGATATACCAGATATGGATGCTATACTTGTTCCTATCGGTGGAGGCGGATTAATAGCTGGAATAGCTGTAGCTGCAAAATCAATTAATCCTAATATAAAAGTAATAGGAGTTCAAGCAGAAATTATAGCTTCAACAAAAGAATCTTTAAAAGCTGGTAAAGTTGTAACAGTAGATGGAGTTAAATCTTTAGCAGACGGAATATCTGTAAAGACACCAGGAGATCTTAGCTTTAAGTACATTAAACAATATGTTGATGATGTTGTAACCGTTTCAGAAGATGAGATATCATATGCTGAGTTTAAACTTATGGAAACAAGCAAGTTAATTGCAGAAGGGGCTGGCGCTACGCCACTAGCAGCGGTTTTAGCGGGTAAAATAAAAATTGATGGTAAAAAAGTAGCTGTGTTAATCAGTGGAGGAAATATAGATATAGCAATGGTTTCTAAGATAATTAATAGAGAATTAATTATGCAAAAAAGAAGAATAAGTTTTAATGTAGAGTTACAAGATAAAGTAGGAGAATTAGGAAAATTAATTACTAAGATAGGTGTTTTAGGTGCCAATATTGTAAAGGTAAGACAAGAACAAAACTGGGATGAAAAAGGACTTGAATTTGCAAATGTAAATTTTGAAATAGAATCTCAATCAAAAGAGCATTCAAGAGAAATAATTAAAACATTAAAGGAAAATGGATACAGTATAGAAGGAATAAAATTATTTTAA
- a CDS encoding D-alanine--D-alanine ligase family protein, giving the protein MKKKVAILFGGQSTEHEVSRVSATSVLKNIDVDKFEVYIIGINKEGKWFEYTGTIDKIESGEWEKDEFYKEANGQTVLFNREVDVVFPVMHGLYGEDGTIQGMCRLVNLPCVGPGVMSSAVCMDKVYTKYVLENFGVKQADYVVVNSYEYLKNKSISIKNVEEKLEYPVFIKPSNSGSSVGISKAHNREELESGLEFAIKFDRKILVEETINAREIEVAVLGNDEVKAAIPGEIIPANEFYDYEAKYSNAESKLLIPAALSEEKLEMVRKEAIRIYRFLDCAGMARVDFLVDKDTEEVYLNEVNTLPGFTKISMYPKMWEASGVSYRDLITELIELAIERNNR; this is encoded by the coding sequence ATGAAAAAGAAAGTTGCTATATTATTTGGAGGACAGTCTACAGAACACGAGGTGTCACGTGTTTCAGCGACATCTGTTTTAAAAAACATTGATGTAGATAAATTTGAAGTGTATATAATTGGTATAAATAAAGAAGGTAAGTGGTTTGAATATACAGGGACGATAGACAAAATAGAGAGTGGCGAATGGGAAAAAGATGAGTTTTATAAAGAAGCTAATGGTCAAACAGTTCTTTTTAATAGAGAAGTTGATGTAGTTTTCCCTGTAATGCATGGATTATATGGTGAAGATGGAACTATTCAGGGGATGTGCAGGCTTGTGAACCTACCATGTGTAGGTCCTGGGGTTATGTCTTCTGCTGTATGTATGGATAAAGTTTACACAAAATATGTACTTGAAAATTTTGGAGTAAAACAAGCTGATTATGTAGTTGTAAACTCTTATGAGTATTTAAAAAATAAAAGTATATCTATAAAGAACGTTGAAGAAAAATTAGAATATCCTGTATTCATAAAACCATCAAATAGTGGTTCTTCTGTAGGAATAAGTAAGGCGCATAATAGAGAAGAATTAGAGAGTGGATTGGAGTTTGCTATTAAATTTGATAGAAAAATTTTGGTGGAAGAAACTATAAATGCTAGAGAGATTGAGGTTGCTGTTCTTGGAAATGATGAAGTAAAAGCTGCTATTCCGGGAGAAATAATTCCAGCTAATGAGTTTTATGATTATGAGGCAAAGTATTCTAATGCAGAATCAAAACTGTTAATTCCTGCTGCTTTAAGTGAAGAAAAACTAGAAATGGTAAGAAAAGAAGCTATTAGAATATATAGATTTTTAGATTGTGCAGGTATGGCTAGAGTTGATTTTCTTGTAGATAAGGATACGGAGGAAGTTTATTTAAATGAAGTAAATACTTTGCCGGGGTTTACTAAAATAAGTATGTATCCAAAAATGTGGGAAGCTTCAGGTGTATCTTATAGAGATTTAATAACTGAGCTTATAGAATTAGCTATAGAGAGAAATAATAGATAA